TTTAAGCGCTCGAAAACACGGTGCTCTTATTATCGTGGAACGAAGTGAAGCTCTTGATTCTTTCATTCAAACTGGAACGACATTAAACGCACACTTAACCGCGCCACTACTTGAATCGATCTTTTATCCAGGGAACCCTCTTCATGACGGAGCCGTTCTCATTAAAAATAATCATATTCTCTCAGCAGCTAATATTCTCCCATTAACAAAAAGCACAGAAATCAATCCTGAGCTAGGAACACGTCACAGGGCTGCAATTGGCTTATCAGAGAAAAGTGATTCACTTATATTAGTTGTCTCTGAAGAAACTGGTCGTACTTCATTCGCTTTAAATGGGACGTTATATACGATTTCTTTATAGAATACCTATAAAATAAAAAAAGCTGTTCCGGAAAGGTTCATTATGTAATGACCTTTCCAGACAGTTTTTTTTGCATTCTTTATTCTTCTCCGAAACGCTCAACAAGTGTTGCAAGTGTACGCACCATTGCACCTGTTGCCCCGGCCGGTCCTAAATCATGTGTTCCTGTTGTTTCAGATGTTCCAGCGATGTCTAAGTGTACCCATGGTGTTTCTTCTGCAAATTCACCAAGGAATGTCCCAGCCATAACCGCATGTCCTTCACGGCCTGGTGAGTTATTTAAGTCAGCAAATTTACTGTTTTTGACACGTTCTTTATCACGTTCAAAAATCGGCAATTGCCAAATTGGCTCATCCGTTTCCATAGAAGCCTCTAACACTTGTTCAAACAATTCTTCATTATTTGTCATTGCACCTGTTGTATGATTTCCAAGTGCAACAATTACACCGCCTGTTAATGTTGCAACATCAACTAAGTAATTTGCACCAAGTTTCTTCGCATACGTAATACCGTCAGCTAACGCTAGGCGACCTTCTGCATCTGTATTTAATACTTCAATTGTTTTTCCGCTCATAGATGTAATAACATCATCTGGCTTAAATGCTGTACCACTTACAACGTTGTCAGTTGATGGAATAACAGCAATTACATTTTGCTCTGGGCGAAGTTCACCGATGATCTCCATCGCGCCAAGAACAGCTGCAGCGCCGCCCATATCACCTTTCATACCAACCATGCCTTCACGTGGTTTTAAAGAATAGCCGCCAGTATCATATGTAATCCCTTTTCCAACAAATCCAATTACATCTTTCCACTCTTCTTTTCCTTTATAAATAAGAGCGATCATTTTTGGCGGTTCAGTAGATCCTTGGTTTACTGCAAGTAATGCACCCATACCAAGCTCTTCCATCTCTTCTTTCTCAAGAACCTTATAATCCATATCGTATTTTTCCGCTAATTCAACTGCATACTCAGCAAGCTTTGTCGCTGTTAATACATTTGGCGGCATATTTACAAGTGTACGAGCTGAATTCGTTGCACGTCCATGTACGTATCCTACCGTTAATGCTGCTTCAATTTCTTGTGCATCTTCTGCTGTAATAGCAATCAGTTTTTCTAACTCTACTCTTTCTTTTTCATCCGTTTTATATGTTTGTAATCCGTATGTACCAAGGCAATATACTTCCGTTGCAATATGAGCTACATCAATCGCATCTAATTTCTCTGTTACGAAAGAATCAAGTAAGATTGCTGCGTCTTTTACTTTTGCTGATTGTAACGATTTAAAAGCTTTACTAAGAGCCGCACGTAACGTTTCTGTTGTATATGACTCTTTCTTACCTAAACCAACAAAATAATAACGTTTAACATTTGTTTTTCCTAAGCTATGTACTTTTGAAATGGCTTTCTTCTTAGTTGAAAGTTCTTTTTCTTCTAATAAAACTTGTAATTGTCCTTCAAACGCTTTATCCAGTTCTTGTACAAAGCTACTCGTTTTATCTTCTTCAAATAAGGCAACAATTACCGCCTCATGACTTGCTAATTCTTTTTGTACTTGAAACATGTTCAGACCCCCTAAATTTCTCTATGTCCATTATAACTTTATTTTCGATAAAATGCGATAATTCGGACTTCTGTTTTGTATTTAATTCTCTGAATACTATTTTTTAAAAATAGTAAAAAGGGTACTTTAGAAACCCTATCTAAAGTACCCTTTTATTAAAAATACGTTTTATTATAAAGAATAGTTCGAGACTGCAAAATGATAAAAATATAGCATACTTTCAAAATTATTTATAATTATTAATATTAATATTAAACATAAAGCAACTACTTTTACACGTCTTATCACTTTAAAACCATATGCCAATAATAGCGGTATTGTAAACAGCATATGTGCACCATATATAAATGCTTCAGATGACCCAAAACCAATAATTCCGTGTAAAACGATATTAAATAATAAACATAAACTTAAAAATCTTACGAAAGGTTCTTTTATAAAGTTTTTCCATACAACTACCAATATAAAAGCATACACAGATACAATCACAATCCAACCAGTCATAGTATGCGATGGGAGCATATTTAATTGCGCAAATTGCTCACCTTGTCTTAAAGTAACCTCCGAGAATGGTCCAAAGATGAATGAAGATCCTAATAATAGATGAAATATTAATATACCTGATGGCTTAACGTATTCTGGTGAAAAATTCTGTTCTTGCGCAGCAAAGCCCATACTAGCCTTTACTGCTTCGATAAGAACTACATTATTTGCGTTCATTACTAATACAAACAGGACCACGACAATAACAATCGAAATACCAGTCCAAATAATTTTTTTCTGCAGTTTCTTATAACTCATCACACTACCTAAAAACCAGATAAACGAATTGGTTAATGTAACCCCTGTTATTCCTATTGCCAACAATACATTCGCAATACTAAATCCTATTTTCGCTTCTTTTTTCCCTGTAATAAATGGATAGCATACAAAGCACATAAGTACTAATGTGAAATTTGCATAGCTAAAAGATTCTGGTGTCCACGTAATAACTAACATAGTAGCTGAAAATCCATACATGACCGCTAGTAAAAAAGAAACAAGCGTATTCTTACAAATTTTACAGCATAATGTATAAATCATCACTACACTGAGCGCGCTTAAGAACGCTTGAATGAATATAATACCATGTATAATATTCCCTACTTTCACTGTCTCCAATATCCACATAAACCCTTGAATAAAATAATAAAGGAATGGATGTCGGAACCAGGTCACCGCTGTTATATCTACTTTTTCAAGGAAAAAGGAGATAATATAATATCCTTGATCAAAAGAAAAATAGGTATCAACCACCCACTCTTCAATAAAAAGCTTAGAGTGAGTATCCATTTTCCAGCCAATAAAAAAATAAAATG
This Bacillus mycoides DNA region includes the following protein-coding sequences:
- the cdaS gene encoding sporulation-specific diadenylate cyclase CdaS — translated: MQEWGLSEELKIKTKQMIEIAEKELSNMKHAIDKEDECILCKMEDIHHMLTNVQTLAATYYIQAYLSPYTESSHFITTAVQHLSARKHGALIIVERSEALDSFIQTGTTLNAHLTAPLLESIFYPGNPLHDGAVLIKNNHILSAANILPLTKSTEINPELGTRHRAAIGLSEKSDSLILVVSEETGRTSFALNGTLYTISL
- the pepA gene encoding cytosol aminopeptidase; translation: MFQVQKELASHEAVIVALFEEDKTSSFVQELDKAFEGQLQVLLEEKELSTKKKAISKVHSLGKTNVKRYYFVGLGKKESYTTETLRAALSKAFKSLQSAKVKDAAILLDSFVTEKLDAIDVAHIATEVYCLGTYGLQTYKTDEKERVELEKLIAITAEDAQEIEAALTVGYVHGRATNSARTLVNMPPNVLTATKLAEYAVELAEKYDMDYKVLEKEEMEELGMGALLAVNQGSTEPPKMIALIYKGKEEWKDVIGFVGKGITYDTGGYSLKPREGMVGMKGDMGGAAAVLGAMEIIGELRPEQNVIAVIPSTDNVVSGTAFKPDDVITSMSGKTIEVLNTDAEGRLALADGITYAKKLGANYLVDVATLTGGVIVALGNHTTGAMTNNEELFEQVLEASMETDEPIWQLPIFERDKERVKNSKFADLNNSPGREGHAVMAGTFLGEFAEETPWVHLDIAGTSETTGTHDLGPAGATGAMVRTLATLVERFGEE
- a CDS encoding DUF6080 domain-containing protein: MNIWNGYKGKGILALVLFVFYWAFYFFIGWKMDTHSKLFIEEWVVDTYFSFDQGYYIISFFLEKVDITAVTWFRHPFLYYFIQGFMWILETVKVGNIIHGIIFIQAFLSALSVVMIYTLCCKICKNTLVSFLLAVMYGFSATMLVITWTPESFSYANFTLVLMCFVCYPFITGKKEAKIGFSIANVLLAIGITGVTLTNSFIWFLGSVMSYKKLQKKIIWTGISIVIVVVLFVLVMNANNVVLIEAVKASMGFAAQEQNFSPEYVKPSGILIFHLLLGSSFIFGPFSEVTLRQGEQFAQLNMLPSHTMTGWIVIVSVYAFILVVVWKNFIKEPFVRFLSLCLLFNIVLHGIIGFGSSEAFIYGAHMLFTIPLLLAYGFKVIRRVKVVALCLILILIIINNFESMLYFYHFAVSNYSL